In the Rhodohalobacter sp. SW132 genome, TGGTATTCCCGGACCAAACGGTGGCTACGTAGAAATTCATAATAAATCACAGAGTTAAGCCTGATGAAACTGAAAATTCATAAAACAGATGGCAAGAGTAGCGGAAATGAAGCTGATCTGAATGATCAGATTTTTGCGATCGAGCCGAATGAAACAGTGCTCTATGAAGATGTTCGCCGTTTTCTGGCTAATAAAAGGCAGGGAACTGCAAACACGAAAGAGCGTGGTGAAGTAAGAGGTGGCGGCCGTAAAGCATATAAGCAGAAAGGTACAGGTATGGCCCGAAGAGGTTCTATCCGATCACCGCTGCTAAAAGGCGGGGGTACAATTTTTGGACCCAAGCCCAGAAACTACACGGTACGGTTAACCAAGAAAGCGAAAAGACTGGCAAGAATGTCTGCTCTTTCACTGAAAGCTTCTGAAGAAGCTGTGATTGTGGTGGAAGATTTTTCGTTCGATGTTCCGAAAACAAAGGAGATGGTATCTCTGCTTACGGCTCTTGGAATCAGTGACAAAAAAGTTCTCGTTCTCACTAAAGAAACAGATCGGGTACTCTACAAATCATCATCTAATTTGCAAAAAGTAGATGTATTGGAAGCTGGTAAGCCTTCGACGTATGAAATCATGAATGCTGATGTTATTGTGATTCAGGAAGGAGCTC is a window encoding:
- the rplD gene encoding 50S ribosomal protein L4, coding for MKLKIHKTDGKSSGNEADLNDQIFAIEPNETVLYEDVRRFLANKRQGTANTKERGEVRGGGRKAYKQKGTGMARRGSIRSPLLKGGGTIFGPKPRNYTVRLTKKAKRLARMSALSLKASEEAVIVVEDFSFDVPKTKEMVSLLTALGISDKKVLVLTKETDRVLYKSSSNLQKVDVLEAGKPSTYEIMNADVIVIQEGALDVLEASFGFNKVDEDAA